One window from the genome of Eucalyptus grandis isolate ANBG69807.140 chromosome 7, ASM1654582v1, whole genome shotgun sequence encodes:
- the LOC104450926 gene encoding NAC domain-containing protein 2 yields MTVDMELPPGFRFHPTDEELVMHYLVRRCTSQPIAVPIIAELDLYKHDPWDLPGLALYGEKEWFFFSPRDRKYPNGSRPNRAAGSGYWKATGADKPIGSPKPVGIKKALVFYAGKAPRGDKTNWIMHEYRLADVDRSIRKKNSLRLDDWVLCRIYNKKGAIEKKQPHVQPQPPPVPAPAPAPVAIQSLGPAAASSFTEYEDEKPPVLTMPALPPPPPPVLNDLVHFDTSDSVPRLHTDSSCSEHVVTPELACEVQSEPRWKNEWESMLDFGGGCSYGYFTGGAAAGQMSPLQDMFMYLQKPF; encoded by the exons ATGACGGTGGATATGGAGCTGCCGCCGGGGTTCCGGTTCCACCCGACGGACGAGGAGCTGGTGATGCACTACCTCGTCCGGCGCTGCACCTCGCAGCCGATCGCCGTCCCCATCATCGCCGAGCTCGACCTCTACAAACACGACCCCTGGGACCTCCCCG GGCTGGCGCTGTACGGGGAGAAGGAGTGGTTCTTCTTCTCGCCGCGGGACCGGAAGTACCCGAATGGGTCGAGGCCGAACCGGGCGGCGGGGAGCGGGTACTGGAAGGCGACTGGGGCCGACAAGCCGATCGGGAGCCCGAAGCCGGTCGGGATCAAGAAGGCGCTCGTGTTCTACGCCGGGAAGGCCCCCCGTGGGGACAAGACCAACTGGATCATGCACGAGTACCGCCTCGCCGACGTCGACAGATCCATCCGCAAGAAGAACAGCTTGAGG CTTGACGACTGGGTGCTGTGCCGCATATACAACAAGAAGGGCGCGATCGAGAAGAAGCAGCCCCACGTGCAGCCGCAGCCCCCGCCGgtgccggcgccggcgccggcgccggtgGCGATCCAGTCTCTGGGGCCCGCGGCGGCCAGCAGCTTCACGGAGTACGAGGACGAGAAGCCCCCGGTCCTGACGATGCCGGCGCTGCCTCCCCCGCCGCCCCCCGTGCTGAACGATCTGGTGCACTTCGACACGTCAGACTCGGTGCCGAGGCTGCACACGGACTCGAGCTGCTCCGAGCACGTGGTGACGCCGGAGCTCGCGTGCGAGGTCCAGAGCGAGCCCCGGTGGAAGAATGAATGGGAGAGCATGCTGGACTTCGGGGGCGGGTGCAGCTACGGGTACTTCACTGGCGGCGCTGCCGCCGGTCAGATGTCGCCGCTGCAGGACATGTTCATGTACCTGCAGAAGccgttttga
- the LOC104450924 gene encoding proteasome subunit beta type-3-A yields the protein MSIFEYNGSALIAMVGKNCFAIASDRRLGVQLQTIATDFQKIYKVHDKLFLGLSGLATDAQTLYQRLVFRHKLYQLREERDMKPETFANLVSSILYEKRFGPYFCQPVIAGLGDEDKPFICTMDSIGAKELAKDFVVAGTASESLYGACESMFKPDMEPEELFETISQALLSSVDRDCLSGWGGHVYVVTSTEIRERILKGRMD from the exons ATGTCG ATCTTCGAGTACAACGGGAGTGCCCTAATCGCCATGGTGGGCAAGAACTGCTTCGCCATCGCCAGCGACCGCAGGCTCGGCGTGCAGCTCCAGACGATCGCCACCGACTTCCAGAAGATTTACAAGGTCCACGACAAGCTCTTCCTCGGCCTCTCCGGGCTCGCCACCGATGCCCAGACTCT GTACCAGAGGCTGGTGTTTAGGCACAAGCTGTATCAGCTTCGGGAAGAGAGGGACATGAAGCCCGAGACGTTTGCCAACCTTGTTTCGTCTATTCTCTACGAGAAAAG ATTTGGCCCATACTTTTGCCAACCTGTAATTGCTGGACTGGGAGATGAAGACAAGCCCTTCATTTGCACGATGGATTCTATTGGAGCCAA GGAGCTAGCTAAAGATTTTGTTGTTGCTGGCACTGCCTCAGAATCTCTTTATGGTGCCTGCGAGTCAATGTTCAAGCCTGACATG GAACCTGAGGAATTGTTTGAAACTATCTCTCAAGCTCTATTATCATCAGTAGACAGGGACTGTCTAAGTGGTTGGGGAGGACATGTCTATGTTGT AACATCGACTGAAATCAGAGAACGAATTCTGAAGGGGAGAATGGACTGA
- the LOC104450922 gene encoding uncharacterized protein LOC104450922 has protein sequence MRWRRHEIAREEVCSCFLYIARPLRLVLKSSCCAGSVDTAICYRREFNTQAWSESHSGRLSNHSQAVNLPSRRELSNLGCTLKAARDGPDSVLKADCLQHWFKDWQELRRNKLTASTFSSAIGFWRKRRVQLWLEKLGLIEPFSGNLATCWNNIKEKEALERYRLITGNDVELPQFQVYGNNNSEDSWLAASPDGVVEQFVYGLPCNGVLEIKCPFFNGDMNRASPWSRIHLNYIPQVQGLMEILDKDWMDFYVWTPRGSSLFRIYRDKEYWDLLKLALSDFWWKHVQPAKELCSKCEITDPLYQLRSFRPAPRHELCSRIVCESKRIVDSSQLLVYEIHGRLQN, from the exons ATGCGCTGGCGTCGCCACGAGATTGCTCG TGAAGAAGTCTGTTCTTGCTTCCTCTACATAGCACGACCTTTACGTCTTGTGCTTAAAAGTAGCTGCTGTGCGGGTTCTGTTGATACTGCTATTTGCTACCGCAGAGAGTTTAACACACAGGCTTGGTCAGAATCGCATAGTGGGAGGCTTTCTAACCACAGTCAAGCCGTAAATCTTCCATCTAGAAGGGAGTTGAGCAATCTGGGCTGTACTCTGAAGGCTGCGCGTGATGGACCGGACTCTGTTCTCAAAGCGGATTGTTTACAGCACTGGTTCAAAGATTGGCAAGAACTAAGGAGAAATAAGCTCACAGCAAGCACCTTTAGTTCAGCGATTGGTTTTTGGCGTAAGCGAAGAGTCCAGCTCTGGTTAGAAAAACTTGGCTTGATTGAGCCATTTTCTGGTAACCTGGCTACCTGTTGGAATAATATAAAGGAAAAGGAGGCGCTTGAGAGGTACAGGCTTATCACTGGAAATGACGTCGAGTTACCTCAGTTTCAAGTTTATGGAAACAATAATTCCGAAGACAGTTGGCTTGCTGCTTCACCGGATGGAGTAGTTGAGCAATTTGTTTATGGATTGCCCTGCAATGGAGTTTTGGAGATCAAGTGCCCATTCTTCAATGGAGATATGAATAGAGCTTCTCCATGGTCTCGGATTCATCTAAATTACATTCCTCAAGTGCAAGGTTTGATGGAAATTTTGGACAAGGATTGGATGGATTTCTATGTATGGACTCCCAGAGGCAGCAGTCTTTTCAGAATATACCGTGATAAGGAATACTGGGATCTTTTGAAGCTTGCTCTTTCTGATTTCTGGTGGAAGCATGTGCAGCCAGCAAAGGAACTGTGTAGTAAATGTGAGATAACTGATCCCCTATATCAACTAAGATCATTTCGACCAGCACCGAGGCATGAATTATGCAGTCGTATTGTCTGTGAAAGCAAACGCATTGTGGACTCATCCCAACTATTGGTTTATGAAATTCATGGGAGACTCCAAAATTGA
- the LOC104444065 gene encoding LOW QUALITY PROTEIN: deSI-like protein At4g17486 (The sequence of the model RefSeq protein was modified relative to this genomic sequence to represent the inferred CDS: inserted 4 bases in 3 codons; deleted 3 bases in 2 codons; substituted 1 base at 1 genomic stop codon), which yields MNFVKVACGSAFGLLFSKTRFCFLPQSKASDYGPGCAPVYLSVYDQTXYVSWLGLGIFDSGVEVHGEEYAFXDHDYRVEPWQSPFKSIKFRKSIFIRTSXLDPTQVRELMENHAISHNGDVTRLXKNYNHFCNDVCYKLAGKMIPKWVIWLPKIGSASNLLPDALNVTAIRHDPICQLCESEKWRSRNNFSCLSSVLIRQKQVPHSHYCFILPREAVHCHSSKGLTMSP from the exons ATGAACTTTGTGAAGGTTGCTTGTGGTTCTGCTTTTGGCCTATTATTCAG CAAAACCCGGTTTTGCTTCCTTCCCCAGTCAAAAGCCAGT GACTATGGTCCAGGCTGTGCACCAGTTTACCTCAGTGTGTATGATCAGA GATATGTTTCCTGGCTTGGACTTGGCATCTTTGACTCTGGTGTAGAGG TTCATGGTGAGGAATATGCATTTTGAGACCATGACTATCGGGTTGAACCTTGGCAATCCCCA TTCAAGTCTATCAAGTTTAGAAAATCAATATTCATCAGGACAT CCTTGGACCCTACTCAGGTTAGGGAGTTAATGGAAAACCATGCGATAAGCCACAATGGTGATGTCACTCGACT TAAGAATTACAACCACTTCTGCAATGATGTTTGTTACAAGCTGGCGGGAAAAATGATTCCAAAATGGGTCATCTGGCTACCAAAAATAG GTTCTGCTAGCAACTTACTTCCCGATGCCCTTAATGTCACTGCAATACGTCATGACCCTATCTGCCAATTATGCGAAAGTGAGAAGTGGAGGTCAAGAAACAACTTCAGTTGCCTGTCTTCGGTATTGATAAGGCAGAAGCAGGTTCCCCATTCTcattattgttttattcttCCTAGGGAGGCTGTCCACTGCCACTCATCAAAAGGTCTAACAATGTCTCCTTGA
- the LOC104430696 gene encoding metal transporter Nramp5, whose amino-acid sequence MQEEHEMAPVGAPSILGGSTIDVEGRIPSFDLPSSTQGEFDQQDSHDQKPGWRALLSFVGPGFLVSLAYLDPGNLETDLQAGANHGYELLWIILIGLIFALIIQSLAANLGVSTGKHLSELCKAEYPPLVKYCLWFLAEVAVIAADIPEVIGTAFALNILFHIPVWAGILLTGFSTIALLGLQTYGIRKLEMLIATLVFIMAACFFGEMSYVKPPATEVLEGMFIPKLSGNSATGDAIAMLGALVMPHNLFLHSALVLSRKVPRSVRGVNDACRFFLIESGFALFVAFLINVAVVSVSGTVCSADNLSSENASQCNDLTLNSAAFLLKNMLGRSSSTVYAIALLASGQSSTITGTYAGQYIMQGFLDLKIKKWMRNLVTRCAAITSSLIVAIMSGSSGASRLIIIASMILSFELPFALIPLLKFSSSATKMGPHKNSIYIIVISWILGVGLIGINIYYLSTGFVGWLINNSVPKVANVFIGILVFPLMAVYIVAVIYLTFRKDTIITFSDDPVKHATTMAIELGYGNSGKSPDRLPYREDLADIPLPE is encoded by the exons atgcaGGAGGAGCATGAGATGGCACCTGTCGGAGCCCCATCAATATTGGGAGGGAGCACCATTGATGTGGAGGGCAGGATCCCATCCTTTGATCTCCCTAGTTCCACGCAAGGTGAATTTGATCAACAGGACTCACATGATcag AAACCTGGATGGAGAGCGCTTTTATCATTTGTTGGCCCCGGTTTCCTCGTTTCCCTCGCATATCTTGACCCTGGAAACT TAGAAACTGATCTGCAGGCAGGAGCGAATCATGGATATGAG CTTCTGTGGATCATACTCATCGGGTTAATATTCGCTCTCATCATCCAATCACTGGCTGCTAATCTCGGAGTGAGCACTG GGAAACACCTATCTGAGCTATGTAAAGCTGAATACCCACCGTTGGTGAAGTATTGCTTATGGTTTTTGGCTGAAGTGGCCGTTATAGCCGCCGATATACCAGaag TGATTGGGACGGCCTTCGCACTTAACATACTGTTTCACATCCCAGTGTGGGCTGGAATTTTGCTCACTGGTTTCAGCACGATCGCGCTTCTTGGCCTGCAGACATATGGG ATTCGGAAGCTGGAAATGCTGATAGCTACGTTGGTATTCATAATGGCGGCATGCTTCTTTGGCGAAATGAGCTACGTGAAGCCTCCTGCTACGGAGGTCCTGGAGGGGATGTTCATCCCCAAGCTCTCTGGGAACAGTGCCACTGGCGATGCCATCGCCATGCTCGGCGCCCTCGTGATGCC GCACAACCTGTTCCTCCATTCTGCTTTGGTCTTGTCCAGAAAAGTTCCGAGATCGGTCCGAGGCGTCAAT GACGCCTGCCGTTTTTTCCTCATAGAAAGTGGGTTCGCATTATTCGTGGCATTCTTGATCAACGTCGCCGTTGTTTCCGTGTCTGGCACCGTCTGCTCGGCCGACAATCTTTCCAGTGAGAATGCAAGTCAATGCAACGATCTAACTCTCAATTCTGCTGCATTCCTCCTCAAG AATATGTTGGGAAGATCTAGCTCAACAGTTTATGCCATTGCATTGCTAGCTTCAGGACAAAGCTCCACAATTACAGGAACCTATGCAGGCCAATATATCATGCAG GGATTCTTGGATCTCAAAATTAAGAAGTGGATGAGGAACCTAGTGACTCGATGTGCTGCCATTACGTCAAGTCTCATTGTCGCTATAATGAGCGGATCTTCAGGAGCCAGTAGGCTCATCATCATTGCGTCG ATGATTCTATCATTTGAGCTTCCGTTTGCTCTTATCCCACTCCTTAAGTTCAGTAGCAGTGCAACAAAGATGGGACCCCACAAAAACTCAATCTAC ATTATCGTGATCTCATGGATACTAGGAGTGGGACTCATCGGTATCAACATCTACTACCTCAGCACGGGCTTTGTCGGCTGGCTAATCAACAATAGTGTTCCCAAAGTTGCCAACGTTTTCATTGGAATCCTAGTGTTCCCACTCATGGCAGTCTACATCGTTGCAGTGATCTACTTAACTTTCCGAAAAGACACCATCATCACATTTTCTGATGACCCTGTTAAGCATGCGACGACAATGGCCATCGAACTTGGCTATGGCAATTCTGGCAAGTCACCAGACCGACTTCCTTATCGAGAGGATCTAGCAGACATTCCTCTTCCGGAATAG